DNA sequence from the Carassius gibelio isolate Cgi1373 ecotype wild population from Czech Republic chromosome A14, carGib1.2-hapl.c, whole genome shotgun sequence genome:
CAGCCTTCAAACCCTCTCTAATGTTCTGCATACAGATGAAACGCTTTCACATTTCACATCATGTTTACAGTGAGCAAAAAGATCAGCAATATTATCACGGTATTCCTTTTCGTTTGCattaacattgaaataataacattaacatgACGGTCGgattttaaacaaacagaaaatattgGTCGGGCGACTTACAAGATAACGTTCCACatgctcaagtaaaaaaaaaaaaaaaaaaaaaaagtttcataaaatGATAAACCGTATATTCCAGCCTTGAAATCAAGTTTAGGAAAAGAAGAGCCATCATATGCATTTCAAAAGAATTCTACATAGGCTACATTACTCTCCGAAGAGtttttgaatgtaaatgtaactcctctgtctgacagcaggtggcactgtCTGGACTTCAGCGTGGTTTATGGTGAGATTTTCAGTGTATGAGAGAATATTTACCGCCAGGCGTCCTGCAGCTTGTTGAGCGGATGATCAGGATCCTGATGAGACGAGCCGAGACACAGGAGCCGGTGATACTGCTCCCATGCAGCCTGCCGGCACTCAGCACTACAGTAcatcacctgaacacacacacacacactacagtacATGAATCAAACCCTAGATGACATCAGGACGGCATGGTGTGTACCTGACAGTGAGGACAGGCCTGGTGTCGGTCCGGACGCACTTTACACAGCTCCGGATGAGGCAGACTGAGAGCTGAAAGACCGCTCAAGCGTCTGGCGTTCTCCTCCGCTGTCTCCAGAGCACGCAGACAGTGCTCACACGCTGAACACGGGACAGGAAACACACAGATATCACCTACACCCCTTTACCTAAACTCACTACTTGAGAGTTGTGTGTCTGTAGACGCTCAGTGAATGATGGGTTAAAGAGCGTCCCAAAGAGATCACTGggaaatcactttcacagacttttccATGAACTGTTTCCTGTGAAAACACATCGCTGTCATCTTTATCTGAGCCTCGAACTCTAACACGCTCTGTTCTTACTGCTTAttctatttgtttaaaaaaagaagcctctaacactagcatttCTATTCTTTTGACtaggtttgtttttatttaaaaaatgactaaCACTATcatttctattctttttctattattgtcacttatttgtatttttaaaatgaccATCTAAATCTAGCATTTCTATTATTTGTCTATTCTATCTTCATGTTTTCTTTTGTATTCATTATAAAAAGACTCTAAAACTATAATTTTCTATTCTTTTGactagctttattttaatttaaaaataactatcatttctgttctttttctattattttcacttatttttatttttaaaatgaccaTCTAAATCTACAATTTCTATTATGTTTCTattattttcacttatttttatttttaaaatgaccaCCTAAATCTACaatttctattatttttctattctatcttcattttttcttttgtaattattatttaaaaaaagactctCTAAAACTAGCATTTTCTATTCTTTTgactagttttattttaattttaaaaatgaccaTCAAACACCAGcatttctattctttttctattcatttcacttattttaactaaaaaaagaCTCTAAAACAAGCACTTtctattattttcaattatttacacttgttatatttttatgtaaaaaatcacCATCTAAAACTagcattttctattatttttctattctatcttcttgttttaaatttattataaaagAAATGACAATCTAAAAAAAGCATTCTctgttatttttctattattttgactTGTTTTATTATCATTTCTAAAGAAGAGACATTCTTTTGACACTAGCGTTCCCTCTATTCTATCCTCttgtttttctctttattaaaaaatagaaagaaaaaaatgccttGTTAGATGTACTGCATCAGGCTAACAGCACTCACATATTGgttttaaatggataaaaacatttgttaaatgactaaatgtaacgtaaatgtgGAAATGATAAATTGCATGGaatttttaatacataaaatagaattataaataATTCTGGTATCCCAGGGACTCAAGGAAACGGATAAATAAACAAGATACTGCAAAACGTCTTTTATCCCATAAAACATGATCAAGAACACCTGTAAAACTAAAGAGAAGTGATGTATCGGTGCACTCACCTCTGTATTTGTACAAAGCATTCCACAAGAACTGAGATGAGACCAGAGGCTGCTCGATGAAAATAGTGTCACCCTTCTTGAAAGGTCTTTTGGCGAATAATCCTTTGCCCTGAGGAGAAATAATTTAATAGTTACAAAATTACATATTAGCGTTTGCTGTCTAGAGCATGTCCTTACGCACGACTTAATTTTAGAGCGCGTGTTTTTGATAATTTGGCACAGTTTCCATATTTAGGCATGAGATGAGGCTCCGCCGGCAGTACAATCAAAGAAAACCCGcttaataaacacaacacaactcTATTATCTGAGGAGGATGGGTCTCTATCATGGTGTTATCGTTCCATACCTTGACTTTATCGATAAATCGAGCCTCCACGCTATTACTGGCTTTGGCAGGATCCACGCAGCGAGAAAACATGTCATCCACGGGCGCCGCCATGTTGGATATTTACATATTGACCTCCAACCTCTCGGCTTGACCAATGGTGTGCGAGTACGAGTCTCTgacgattttaaaatatatattctggaAGACAATTTTGGTGCTGCctgtctttttaaaaaataaataaataaataaatgctacgCATGAAAGAGAAGGTTTATCTGGTACTGCCTAATAAAAACGTAAAACTGTGGCGAGGCAACTCAACCGTAACTAGTGACGTGAATGAATCGTTCtagtgaatgaatgaatctttCTGAATCGGATCTTTTGCCTTATGGACAGTTAAAGAACAAATGAAACATCACGGTAATATATAAGttgtatacacacattttaatgagTTACGctttattaaaactatatttagGTTCTTAATCacttttgtgtgtatttttggagCTGAATCAGGGCTGCAACAAGTTGAACCGGAATACATAGATTAACAATAAACACCCTTATTAACTCAATTTAAATTTCATTGGAATGTTTTAGAACACGGACAGCGAAATTACAGCATGTTAAGACAATTAAattatgtacttaaaaaaaaaaattattactgaCTCCAAATTACATGGAAAATtggtaatataatcagactactgtttgattacttttgaccaaacttgtttatttaaatacaagaattaatttaatgaaaagaaaatcattaataaagtcttaaaaatgtacaatttaaataaatgaaaacatctttcaaaataaaacaccTACTAAAACGAAATAACCAGCATGGCATGTgacttaaattaaatatagacCTTTTAGATGAAAGAGGTTCAGATCAAAATAAGTTTGGGTatgtctgtatctctctctctctctctatatatatatatatatatatatatatttatatttatatatatatatatattttttttttttaacatgattttgttcatttgaaagacgcctcattggccactcgaccgcacgtcaacgtcgccgccatattggaaCGGGCAGCTCTTATAACTCTCAaatcaggacagaagaaaacgtacctgactcatcgacagattggacacctacaaaccgtcacacgataataaaaacagatctcggggtgttatctttcacaggtaagactcagctgttctttctcgatgtttctggtcatttttaacattatgttgacagcttaattaaccaccagtgtcagactattaataaatagctagctgagactttataagaattcaaagtttaaatgaattcttaCGTTTTACCTTATATTgccatttatataataaactaagtgatgttatgagcacaatatacagagtgagcactttgactgtctagattaatgatggagctaaagcttctcactttaatttcactaccgttacttatttacaaagattaagTGGTAAAACTTTAGAATACtagtcctttagttaatgttagttaattcattaacgaACATGAACAAACTGTGAACTTattctatgtattcttttttcttcccttttagccatttgcaaacaggacaaggacagccttaagggaagctgttctctgcatttccaagagacaagactatacctccctagactagtgttgtgtttgtactaaacccagagcagccctgaatgaatcgacagaaTGACCCAGCGATCAATCGTTTGAAAGCATTAATTTAtaccagaaaacaagacagaaatactaaggaagaaaatctctgcattaatcactttaaagcatcatctttttagcattcagcagaagaaagaaactcatacaaaaaatatataatttttacattttatatataaaaaaatatatatgtaaaataagcacacacagttaaacttttattcctaagtagtaattcccaaagcaaccaactatgtgtcattgttgttaactaagactgaaactactaaaaactgttttctgtaattgaaataaagctaaagtaaaatgatatagataaatAGTGtaaaagctactactaaatattgtagaaacttaattttctgtaaagttgctttgcaatgatttgtaaagtaaaaacagtactaaaattaaagtagtaactttttacacaaaagttgaaatgctaaaattattaaaactgacatgaacataaaggctaaaaaattataataataaaactaattcctaaacctcaaactgcaacgatgaggctaaaagctatatgctatgtgtcactctgagtaagtgctgtaacagtttataaagaccttaaATGTTGTTTGGAcgccagaaccgtgtgtgtgtgtgtgtgtgtgtgtgtgtgtccacctggatgttcccgtgtttggctcctgggatgatctgaatcctctcaaagtccctccccaggatgatgatgtcacagtcaGAGTAGTACGCGTGTCCCACGAGCCccggacaaaacaacacacacagtctgacactgataatcacagagagttctacatatcatctgaatgtattgttttgctacatttttctttatttatttttaatcgaggaatcagagttttaaatgttttcatttacggttaataatctctgctgctgctgttacactcacagtcacgaacagcttgaatcatctggactttttgagtcaaatattttggatttttttttttaaattttattttatattatttcttaacatatcagacaatatctgccttcattttgcatgcatcttgtttattctcgcttataaactttttgttgtttttgttgtgttgtttttttatcatagcgtctgctaaattaataaatgtaaatgaaaacttatcaaattatggcttcgttttttgttccttacatgaatatcgaaatattcaactcaaataaacacttgtatgatgcagtattagaatttaatttagggtcctgaaataccctgaacactgcacagaggttaagatgaccattgttacaaaaataaaataaaaatttaaactcatcctattttgttttaatattcccTTACTAatttatacagttactgatgctatggactgtgggattactaacaggctttTAACAAAAATCagtctctaaacctcttttctctttattaaaagttgatctggacaagtacatgatagaatcaaatgttttgcaaatccgctcgaaagacctgatctcaaatgattcgcgaaacgcgattcggagtcccgatctgaatcaaatgttttgcaagctCCGAagcccgatcaaatgattcgtgaaacgcgcttgggagtcccgatctgaatcaaatgttttgcaagctctgaagccccgatcaaatgattcgcgaaacgcgattcggagtcccgatctgaatcaaatgttttgcaaactccgaagcccgatcaaatgattcgtgaaacgcgcttcggagtcccgatctgaatcaaatgttttgcaaactcggaaagccccgatcaaatgattcgtgaaacgcgattcggaatcccgatctgaatcaaatgttttgcaaactccgaagctccgatcaaatgattcgtgaaacgtggttcggagtcccgatctgaatcaaatgttttgctgtgggttttattgttctgggtctgaatttgggctcctggggtctcaaaaaagaaacattttcaatatcCAAGTgcattcaaattacattacatgaatatgttacagttatactaaattaacagatttgtaaaccgaaaatatcaacaagtgagacaaatgtgagctttcaattaataattactataatatagtaatatagtaaCTAAATTACTGGAggcaaaggttttttttaactgcacgtagatcacaaacctctgaaatcggttgataaatgtgaacgttatcgtgtttttattcagtaaaaaccgcagctgccccgtttactttcatttgttttaaggcaGTCGACCTCACTAACATGACGGctcaaagcggccaatgaggcgtctaggtatttgTCTATTCTACAAAGCGCAGACTTTTAACTGAACAACTTCCGTAAACGCcgcacttcaaaataaaagtctgtagCCTGCGCGACGAAgaagagaaaatagaaataaCAACTAATCGTACTGTActacgttaaaaaaaaaaaaaaaaaaacatggtacacGCTATATTTTTCATCTCTTAAAAACATAATATGTAGCCTATTTTCAGAGAAGCTCACCTGAGAGTACAGAATTAttactgttaataataatttattatttcgtTTTCCATAATTTTTCCACATCAAGTGAAATTGGctcaattaccttgttttataaatataattattttgtctcCTAAAGGTCAAGAAGagattatttgaaaataattatatgaataGAAACTGCAATTtacttaaaatatgaattatattgcTACATCAATGGTATTTGCATACTTTTCTACACATCTACACAACACTTTTATCCCAAGTCAGGAAGTAACATTTCTATTTAGCTGATGTTAAATTAACAcactttaatatttcattaatatatatatatctatctatatctatacacacacacacacacacacatatttaaaaaatcttcagATTTTCAAACACTTTGAAAGCAGAGAAAAATATATTCTGTGCTTAATATATGCAAAATACTGATTTTACAATGACAAgccaatgtttgaaaaaaaataaacctgtttgctgaattttagttttttattttacttttttcataTGGGATTTTTTTATCTTAGCATTTTTTTGTGAAACCAAAGCCAGCCTGACCAAATTACACAGACATAAATGACATAAATAGTCATGTGACACACATCCTAATCTATTACTTTCTTTATAAACACACATCAAGTTGCCCACGGTTAAGGCAACTTATTTTCTGGACACGAAGAAGAGAGAGGTTGCCCACGAGACAACCGTCTACAATTCccaggttttaaaaaaaacaatgtaaaagggTTCTGATAAGACAATAGAActacactttttatattttgtccAGAACTAGAAGTGTTAAAATCTTGCCATTCTTGTTTAAGGAATAGAGAGTGCGAGACAAGACCACCAACCTAAAGGACTAAACTTAAAATaacataactgaaaaaaaaaaaaaaaaatcctttaagtCAATTAAACACCCCAATATATAACTATtatacagaagaagaaaaagagtgtttaagtaaacaacaaaatatattctaAGCATTACTgaatcagataaaaaaaaggtaatgttaAACAAAACATCGCCGTGCATTATCTGAAACGTTTTCGAGTCATTAATCATCTTCATTATAAGGATGGccagtgcaaaaaaaacaaaacaggtcAGTGATTTACAAAGCAATGCATCACAAAAAAACCTCTTATCGACAGGTGCATTTGGTAGCAATCATTTCCTCGTACTCCTTGTAAGCGATGGAGCCGTCGTTCTCAATGGTCAAAACACTTAACGGATTATATTCTGAAGGCACACATGAAGGTCTAGGCACAGAGGAGTCCAGCTTCTCGTAAATGAGGTTCTGAACCATCGTGTGCACCGGAGACCCGTAAATATATCCCACAGCTCTCGGACAAGACCCCTTACAGTACCTCGGGTTGTATTTGTGAGGCGCTATGATCCAGTGATCCAGTTTGAGCTGATTGAAGCTCACTTTGAAATCGTGCAAGTCACAGTCATCCGTGGGGAAGTCGTACATTGGGACGAGTTTAGGCATGCTGGTTTCCGGCGAGCTGGTGGTTTTTAACGTGCCTCGTTTCTTTCGTGAAACTGAATCCCACCATGTAGACTTTCCATCCCATTGGTTCGACGTCAGGTCTACCATCCGTCCTCCTGAGGCTCTTCTCTGGTACGCAACCTCGCTGGTGTCATTGAGGTACAGAAGAAGAGACGGAGATCTGTGAGTTAACTCCACCGGGCTCTTATGAACCCGGCCTCCGGGTCTAGGGATCATGTCTTCAACGCATGTCAGGTTTATGAGCAGATGGATGTCTTTCTTATGGGCTTGGATGAGAGGATGGAGGAAGGAGGTCACGTCGAGCTCCACCCAGCGGCGGCGGACTCTTCTGTCAGTGTGGACGCGGAAGCTAAGAAGAGGGACCGACTGCTGCGTGCCGAAGTGAGGAGAACACATCTGATCCTTCGAGGGCTTCTGCTCTTTCACGTCGAGATAGCAGAGCGATGTGAAGGAGGCGATGTGGTTGTGGTCGAAAGAGTAAAGCAGGACCGACTTCAGCAGCTGCTCCTGAGACCTCACTCGAGTCAGACTGTAGGAGATGTCCTGCATGAAGAGCTCTGAGAAGAtaacaaaaaagttatattaaaggAACACATCCTTCGCTTGAGTTCGGTTGCTTGAGTTTGTTGTGGATGAGTTGACTGCAGTTTCTATGTTTGGAATGGAATATGGTGATTACGTTTGGTTATGTTTTTTTCTATAGTTAATGTGTAAATGAAGAGGaaaaccaaaatattaaaatgtcttgGATGTATATTTACGGAGTCTGTAGATGAGGGTCAAACTTATAATTTTAAACTGAGATTTGGAGACACATCAGATgggttaaaatgacttaaaaaaaatggcagcatcatttttatattatttatacaccGAAATTTGTAGGTCTATTGATAACATCTGTTGACGTAATCAATATCCAGTGCATTATATGACAATGGTGACATTTCAAAAATGGGGGAAAAGCACTTTTCAAGTTCATTCTCCAAAGTTTGCATGGAtgtaactcaagaagtattaaaAGTATCTTAATGCCCTTTTAGATTTTGAATCTTAACAAACTTTCCTTTTGGTGTGTTAATTTTTAACGCCCTGTATGGTTCGGTCCCTGAAATATGGGGATCTCAAAGCATGTACAGATTGAATGATATATGTTGGATAATATCCATTTTCAGTGGTCGAAAACCAAATGTTGGTCAGTTTGTACACAActgatatttgttatatttaaaggGGAATGTCTTAGTAGTAAATAATGTTGAAACTACAGTTATAGGTTGCAAGGAACAAATCTTTCTGAGAGCTAAAAATGCACAGAAATGGTCAAATCGAGGCACATTAAATTGCTCTAATTAAACCTATTCATAAGATTCTACacattattcagatttttttgtgttCACCATTGGCATATACTGCAACAAAAGAACTGGCAACCCTGTCCAGAAGTGAAATACCCATGCACTTTCTCTAGAAAGAAACTGATTCATCACAATAACGTATAAAACTTCTAAAAACATAAACGGCATGCAAGTTTGTGATGATGTCACGGAAGTATACAAGTCAGTACGATTTCAATCTAAAAATGTGTGCATAACCACTGAACAACAACACTAGtttagttcattcaaaaatgaacatttggtcaacattactcatgttgttccaaacccctgagactttCGCTCATCCCTGAAAAACAAATCTCTTCCTTTATTTTGAAGCCTCTTTGACTTTAGTCCACCAAAACGTGATGCTTCAAAACGATTATAAAGGACATTCATTAGAAGAGAAGGGAATAAAAACgtgtgggtttggaatgacatgagaatatgacagttttcattttgggtgaactatccctttaagaagacAGAACTTgagatccaccaatcagagaaagCCTTGTGACTATAGAAAGAGGTCTATTATTGAATCAGGCTCCCTGCAAGCTGtgaatattttgcaataaatgtataatattgtgCACTTAAGTTAATAATGTAGTTCAATGcctcataaaaaaaaagtgtacttctCAGCTTatcaaatgtttttgtaataaaatctTGGAGTTGAGTTGGAGTTCATATCTTAGATctctttaaaggtttttttttctaaccCACATAGAATGCAAATTATCAtctcatatacttttttttttctttttgcattttcgTTATATAATAGTcattaatgtttttgaacagcAATAGTCCTCTCTCACTTCAGTCATGCTGTCGCTTTAATATCATGCATAAATATACTATTAATGTCAATTATAACATGCTGCAGAAATTAGCTATTAAAGTTGCTGATATTCAGTATATCTTATGTGCAGTATGTGAAATATCTAGGAAAATGTATTAAGTTGTTATTCCACGAATAGGCTATGGATAACTTGCATAAAGTGAACAGAGGGGTACATTTGCAACACAAATCAATGATACATCAATGAAAACATGTCTCAGATTCACTTGATGGAGTAGAGTACCTCGGTTCTGCTCGAGACACTCCTCTCGAGGCGTGATCAGGCGGGCAGTGTTGTACAGGTGAGAGGCCTCGGGACTCCTGTCCGGTTTGGATGATAGTTTATACAGTCTCTTCATGTAGCGCACATATCTGGAGTCCGGTTTGGCTCGTGGTGTGAAGTCTCCCCATGGGTTCTGCTCTGATAGAGCCTTCAGCAAAGGGCTCAGGATATTCCCATGGTGCACGGACACGTCGGGCTCGACAGACTCGTTTTCAAAGCTGTAGCGTGATGTAAGCGACAGGCGGATTAGCGCGAGCACCATGAAGGATGTGAGCAGGGAGCAGCGCGCGCCAAATTTAAAAACAGGCGTCGCCATAATAAATATAATCTGGAGAAGAGTTCAGAGTCTCCGGTCGAACCTCGCTTCCGTCGCCCTTACCTTACAGACAGGTGTGCGCAATCAGGACGAGGTGCTTTTTTGGGGTGGGGACAGGAAAAGCCGGTATAGACATCCAcagaattttaatgcattttggtTTCTTTTAGATTCGCCGTCGATGAGTTTGGACGACTCTAGTTTAAACTCAAGTTACGTAGTTAATATGGTTAACAAAAGAAATAGTTATTTTCTGCGTGTCAGTAATAATTGAGAGCGTCACGAGGACATCTGATCTATATAAAGtgataataaaacacatttaaaggcTTTCACAGAACATTTATTTGgggcaggggtgtcaaactcagtttaTGGAGGGATGC
Encoded proteins:
- the LOC128027376 gene encoding growth/differentiation factor 9; translation: MATPVFKFGARCSLLTSFMVLALIRLSLTSRYSFENESVEPDVSVHHGNILSPLLKALSEQNPWGDFTPRAKPDSRYVRYMKRLYKLSSKPDRSPEASHLYNTARLITPREECLEQNRELFMQDISYSLTRVRSQEQLLKSVLLYSFDHNHIASFTSLCYLDVKEQKPSKDQMCSPHFGTQQSVPLLSFRVHTDRRVRRRWVELDVTSFLHPLIQAHKKDIHLLINLTCVEDMIPRPGGRVHKSPVELTHRSPSLLLYLNDTSEVAYQRRASGGRMVDLTSNQWDGKSTWWDSVSRKKRGTLKTTSSPETSMPKLVPMYDFPTDDCDLHDFKVSFNQLKLDHWIIAPHKYNPRYCKGSCPRAVGYIYGSPVHTMVQNLIYEKLDSSVPRPSCVPSEYNPLSVLTIENDGSIAYKEYEEMIATKCTCR